Proteins from one Ktedonobacteraceae bacterium genomic window:
- a CDS encoding pentapeptide repeat-containing protein, which produces MPDQEHLNLLKQGANGWNAWRQAHPEAEPNLNEADLSSIELKGANLSRTNLSGAKLTRTVLRDADLGWSSLVGADLSGADLSRANLSGADLSGAIMQEANLSNANLSKAMLLGANCIGANLSEANLQDANLQGAYLRLADLRGAIISQEQLNQAHSPDDIP; this is translated from the coding sequence ATGCCAGATCAGGAACATTTGAATCTGCTTAAACAGGGTGCAAACGGTTGGAATGCCTGGAGGCAGGCACATCCAGAGGCCGAGCCAAATTTGAATGAGGCGGACCTGAGCAGTATCGAACTAAAAGGGGCCAATCTAAGCAGAACCAATCTGAGCGGCGCGAAGCTCACCAGGACCGTCCTGCGGGATGCAGACCTGGGCTGGTCGAGCCTTGTCGGAGCGGATCTGAGTGGAGCCGATTTAAGCAGGGCCAATTTGAGCGGAGCGGATCTGAGCGGGGCGATTATGCAGGAGGCAAACCTGAGTAACGCCAATCTCAGTAAAGCGATGCTTCTCGGTGCCAATTGTATTGGTGCTAACTTGAGCGAAGCGAACTTGCAAGACGCGAACCTGCAAGGCGCGTATCTGAGGCTGGCGGATCTGCGCGGAGCGATCATTTCGCAGGAACAGCTCAACCAGGCCCATTCGCCGGATGACATCCCTTGA
- a CDS encoding Uma2 family endonuclease: MIERTNNDAGAVRYYYDCHPTGEDLMGESPAHRSLAEYLKQVLEWLFRDQSCAVYENLNFFQTPDEYEYPLAPDVALIKGVTKTPDISWRVGVDGPPPQVVFEIASPKTRARDLEEKPAAYAAMGVQEYYAYDPYKTPLPLSRRKGGRLFGWHRDGRTGQMRKAPSLPDGSLWSPHLESYLVPEGALLRLYDSNRNLRLTRTEAAERRAETEAAQKRMFAEKLRSLGIDPDQLL; encoded by the coding sequence ATGATCGAGCGAACCAATAATGACGCAGGAGCAGTCCGCTACTACTACGACTGCCACCCCACCGGGGAGGACTTGATGGGGGAATCGCCTGCGCATCGCAGCCTGGCCGAATACCTGAAACAGGTGCTCGAATGGCTCTTTCGCGACCAATCATGCGCGGTCTATGAGAATCTCAACTTCTTTCAAACTCCTGATGAATATGAATATCCCCTGGCGCCCGACGTGGCTCTGATCAAAGGCGTCACTAAAACCCCGGATATCAGCTGGCGCGTGGGGGTCGATGGGCCGCCTCCCCAGGTCGTCTTCGAGATCGCCTCGCCAAAAACCCGGGCGCGTGACCTGGAAGAGAAACCGGCCGCGTACGCCGCGATGGGGGTGCAAGAATACTATGCCTATGATCCCTACAAGACTCCATTACCCTTGAGCAGGCGTAAGGGCGGGCGATTGTTTGGCTGGCATCGCGATGGGCGAACCGGTCAGATGCGCAAAGCCCCTTCTCTTCCTGACGGCAGCCTGTGGAGCCCGCATCTCGAAAGCTACCTGGTGCCAGAGGGCGCGTTGTTGCGCCTCTATGACTCCAATAGAAATCTGCGGCTAACGAGGACCGAGGCCGCGGAACGTAGAGCAGAAACCGAGGCCGCGCAAAAAAGAATGTTTGCCGAAAAACTACGCTCTTTAGGCATTGATCCTGACCAGTTACTATGA